In Mangifera indica cultivar Alphonso chromosome 1, CATAS_Mindica_2.1, whole genome shotgun sequence, a single genomic region encodes these proteins:
- the LOC123195330 gene encoding receptor-like protein 9DC3: MDTLAYLNLSFNYLTNIEKLPLENLFILDLNSNKLQGSLPIPPSSLTVLFLSNNKLSGEIPDLICNKSVLEILDLSNNSFSGNIPICMGNFSYLHVLDLRKNKLSGTIPGSFAKGSLLRTLNLNENELEGPIPRSLVNCTMLEVLDIGNNKVIDTFPYWLQSLPELQVLVLHSNKFYGSVRGCSEMNHCFPKLKVLDLSKNKFGGPLPASYFKNLQAMKDVGEVGTKLQYIGEKIPEVIGELYSLIHLNLSSNNLTGCIPPSLGNLNALESLDLSFNKLGGKIPWQLANLDFLQVLDLSQNQLTGPIPRAPHFDTFPNTSYAGNTGLCGFPLSKECKSDGTLQPRSEIEDNAESTNGFGWKVVLIGYASGMVIGLFMGYLVFSTGKPQLLVRIVEGEDRRKRRRPTARR; encoded by the exons ATGGATACTTTAGCCTATCTAAATCTTTCCTTCAACTACTTGACCAACATAGAAAAGCTTCCATTGGAGAATCTTTTTATTCTAGACCTTAATTCAAACAAGCTCCAAGGATCACTTCCAATTCCACCGTCTTCCTTGACAGTCTTATTTTTGTCCAACAACAAATTGTCAGGAGAGATACCAGATTTGATTTGCAATAAGAGTGTCCTGGAAATTCTAGATCTTTCTAACAATAGCTTCAGTGGCAACATTCCAATATGCATGGGAAACTTTAGCTATCTTCATGTGTTGGAtttgaggaaaaataaactCAGTGGCACAATTCCAGGAAGCTTTGCAAAAGGCAGTCTATTGAGGACCCTCAACTTGAATGAGAATGAATTGGAAGGGCCAATCCCACGATCTTTGGTCAATTGTACGATGCTTGAAGTTCTAGATATTGGCAACAACAAGGTAATTGATACCTTCCCATATTGGCTACAAAGTCTCCCTGAATTGCAAGTTCTTGTActtcattcaaataaattttatggttCTGTACGAGGTTGCTCAGAAATGAATCATTGTTTTCCAAAGTTGAAAGTACTTGACCTCTCAAAGAACAAATTTGGTGGTCCATTGCCAGCCTCGTATTTCAAAAATCTTCAAGCCATGAAGGATGTTGGTGAAGTTGGGACGAAGTTACAATATATTGGTGAAA AGATTCCAGAAGTAATTGGAGAGCTTTATTCACTTATACACCTCAatctttcttcaaacaatttaacaGGTTGCATTCCACCATCACTTGGAAATTTGAATGCTCTTGAGTCTTTAGACCTCTCTTTCAACAAGCTTGGTGGAAAAATTCCATGGCAGTTGGCAAATTTAGACTTTCTTCAAGTGCTAGACTTGTCTCAAAACCAACTCACAGGGCCCATTCCACGGGCACCGCATTTTGATACCTTTCCAAATACGTCATACGCCGGAAACACGGGATTGTGTGGATTCCCCTTGTCAAAAGAATGCAAAAGTGATGGAACACTACAACCGCGGTCAGAAATAGAAGATAATGCAGAGTCTACAAATGGATTCGGTTGGAAAGTGGTGTTGATAGGCTATGCGTCTGGAATGGTGATTGGACTGTTCATGGGATATCTTGTATTTTCAACAGGAAAGCCTCAGTTGCTTGTAAGGATAGTTGAAGGAGAAGACCGTAGAAAGAGGAGGAGGCCGACTGCGAGAcgttga
- the LOC123217395 gene encoding receptor-like protein 34, which yields MGCLAWSYQLLFLYFFLFHSQTFATLCPHHQSFALLQFKQLFSFKFKNTSSLLCDEPYPKMTSWKEDDDCCSWHGVTCNRVTGHVIDLDLSCSWLYGNIPPNSSLFFFPQLQRLNLAFNDFNLSRISPYFGQLISLTHLNLSISKFIGPIPAEISHLSNLVSLDISSSYSFPIRNNVYMFEDVPMSIERHVFERLVQNLTVLKNLDLLFVDLSTIIPNSLMNLSSSLTYLHLSYCNLQGNFPTHILCLPNLQILLLRGNFNLTGNFPKFNWSSPLKSLEVSDMSFSEQLPNSISNLLSLRELSLDNCTLVGSIPTSLGNLTQLSLLSLRYNKFSGQIPSFLSNFVQLRFLDLSENYFIGQLPNFFVNITHLHILELSSNQLSGPIPSHGNDLQNVTDVFLNNNHLNGTIPSWLFTLPLLEILDLSDNQLTGHIHQFQSKSLIEWLCLENNRFNGFIPSSIFELVNLETLFLSSNDFIGNVELHLFSKLKSLWQLDLSYNSLSINFAFKANSSFPQLQTLILSGCNLSEFPSKTKLKGNWPFPQLYNLALSGCNLSEFPSILRSVNQLWRLDLSNNKISSPIPNWMWDIGKDTLSYLNLSHNYLTTIEQLPWKNLDTLDLHSNMLQRSLPIPPPSLEILLLSNNKFIGEIPHLICNLSVIQILDLSNNSLGGNIPKCMGNFSSLHVLDLRKNKLNGTIPGSFAKGSLLRTLNFNENELEGPIPRSLVNCTMLEVLDVSNNKVIDTFPYWLQSLPKLQVLILHSNKFYGSLWGCSETKRCFPKLKVFDLSNNKFRGPLPAWYFKNLQAMRDVSESDRKLEYIGETYYQDSIVVTLKGYEIELEKVISIFTTIDFSNNNFHGEIPEVIGKLHALHLLNFSHNNLSGRIPLSFENLTALESLDISFNQLSGEIPNQLISLSFLSLLNLSYNQLTGPIPRGNQFDTFQNDSYIGNPGLCGPPLSKKCTNDELQSPIPSIFQDEGNDLSWFDWKISLMGYGSGLVLGVSTGYIVFTTRRPQWFVRIVERLQARMLRRLNRKYRGRRI from the exons ATGGGTTGTCTAGCATGGTCTTATCAACTTCTCTTCCtctattttttcctctttcattCTCAAACTTTTGCAACACTCTGCCCTCATCACCAGAGTTTTGCTTTACTCCAATTCAAGCAACTcttttccttcaaattcaaaaacacatCTTCTCTTCTTTGTGATGAACCTTATCCAAAAATGACGTCTTGGAAAGAGGATGATGATTGTTGCTCTTGGCATGGAGTCACATGCAATAGGGTCACGGGTCATGTGATTGATCTTGACCTTAGTTGTAGTTGGCTTTACGGAAACATCCCTCCTAATAGTAgcctctttttctttcctcaATTGCAAAGACTCAATCTAGCTTTCAATGATTTCAATCTTTCTCGAATTTCACCTTATTTTGGTCAATTGATCAGTTTAACACATCTTAATCTCTCTATCTCAAAATTTATTGGTCCTATTCCAGCTGAAATTTCTCATTTATCTAATTTGGTTTCACTAGACATCTCAAGCAGTTACTCTTTCCCCATAAGAAATAATGTCTACATGTTTGAAGATGTTCCCATGAGTATTGAAAGGCATGTCTTTGAAAGACTAGTTCAAAATCTAACCGTGTTGAAAAACCTTGATCTCTTATTTGTAGACTTGTCTACCATTATACCGAATTCATTGATGAATTTATCTTCCTCTTTGACTTACCTACATCTTTCTTATTGTAATTTGCAGGGGAACTTCCCAACTCACATCCTTTGCCTACCAAATCTACAGATCCTTCTGTTAAGAGGTAACTTCAACTTGACAGGTAATTTTCCCAAATTTAATTGGAGTAGTCCACTCAAGTCTTTGGAAGTCTCCGACATGAGCTTTTCGGAACAATTACCAAATTCGATTAGCAATCTCTTGTCCTTGAGGGAATTGTCTCTTGACAATTGCACTCTAGTGGGATCAATTCCCACATCACTTGGAAACCTTACACAACTTAGTCTTTTGAGTCTCAGGTATAACAAATTCAGTGGTCAAATACCATcgtttctttcaaattttgtccaGCTTCGTTTTTTAGATCTttcagaaaattattttattggtcAATTGCCAAATTTTTTTGTGAATATCACACATCTACATATTTTAGAATTGTCAAGCAATCAACTGAGTGGCCCAATTCCTTCTCATGGCAATGACCTTCAAAATGTAACTGATGTTTTTTTAAACAACAACCACCTCAATGGTACAATACCATCTTGGTTATTCACTCTACCATTATTGGAAATCTTGGACCTTAGTGATAACCAATTAACTGGCCATATTCATCAATTTCAGAGTAAATCTTTGATTGAATGGCTTTGTTTGGAAAATAATAGATTCAATGGCTTTATTCCAAGTTCAATCTTTGAACTAGTGAATTTAgagactctctttctttcttcaaacGATTTCATTGGGAATGTTGAGCTTCACTTATTCTCAAAACTAAAAAGTCTTTGGCAGCTTGATCTTTCTTATAATAGTCTATCAATTAACTTTGCATTCAAGGCTAACTCATCCTTTCCACAACTTCAAACTTTGATTTTATCTGGTTGCAACTTGAGTGAATTCCCAAGTAAAACGAAATTAAAGGGTAACTGGCCCTTTCCACAACTTTATAATTTGGCTTTATCTGGTTGCAACTTGAGCGAATTCCCAAGTATCTTAAGAAGTGTAAATCAATTATGGCGGTTGGATCtctctaataataaaatcagtAGTCCAATACCTAATTGGATGTGGGACATTGGAAAAGATACTTTGTCATATCTAAATCTTTCCCACAACTACCTGACCACCATAGAGCAACTTCCATGGAAGAATCTTGATACTCTAGACCTTCATTCAAACATGCTCCAAAGATCACTTCCAATTCCACCACCTTCACTAGAAATCTTGTTGTTGtcaaacaacaaatttattGGAGAGATACCACATTTGATCTGTAATTTGAGTGTCATACAAATTCTAGATCTCTCTAATAATAGCTTGGGTGGTAACATTCCAAAATGCATGGGAAACTTTAGCAGTCTTCACGTCTTGGAtttgaggaaaaataaactcaatGGCACCATTCCAGGAAGCTTTGCAAAGGGTAGTCTTTTGAGGACCCTCAACTTCAACGAGAATGAATTGGAAGGGCCAATCCCCCGATCTTTGGTCAATTGTACGATGCTTGAAGTTTTAGATGTCAGCAACAATAAGGTAATTGATACCTTCCCATATTGGCTACAAAGTCTTCCTAAATTGCAAGTTCTCATActtcattcaaataaattttatggttCTTTGTGGGGTTGCTCAGAGACAAAGCGATGTTTCCCTAAGTTGAAAGTATTTGACCTTTCAAACAACAAATTTCGTGGTCCATTGCCTGCCTGGTATTTCAAAAATCTTCAAGCCATGAGAGATGTTAGTGAAAGTGATAGGAAGTTGGAGTATATTGGTGAAACTTATTATCAAGATTCTATAGTAGTAACATTGAAAGGGTATGAGATTGAATTAGAGAAAGTTATTTCGATTTTCACTaccattgatttttcaaataataacttTCACGGTGAGATTCCAGAAGTAATTGGGAAGCTTCATGCACTTCATCTTCTCAATTTTTCTCACAACAATCTATCAGGTCGTATCCCTTTATCCTTTGAAAATTTGACAGCTCTTGAGTCATTAGACATCTCTTTCAACCAACTTTCAGGAGAGATTCCTAATCAGTTGATAAGTCTAtcatttctttcattattgAACCTCTCATACAACCAACTCACGGGACCTATTCCTCGAGGAAATCAATTTGACACATTTCAAAATGATTCCTATATTGGAAACCCTGGGTTGTGTGGACCGCCATTGTCGAAAAAATGTACAAATGATGAGTTGCAGTCACCGATACCATCAATCTTCCAAGATGAAGGAAATGATTTGAGTTGGTTCGATTGGAAAATTAGCTTGATGGGTTACGGATCTGGTCTTGTATTAGGCGTTTCTACAGGATATATTGTGTTCACAACAAGGAGGCCACAATGGTTTGTAAGGATTGTTGAAAGATTGCAGGCAAGGATGCTGAGAAGGTTGAACAGAAAATACAGGGGAAGAAGAATTTA a
- the LOC123195249 gene encoding receptor-like protein Cf-9, protein MSWKEDNDCCSWDGVTCDKVTGHVIDLDLSCSGLYGNIPSNSSVFFLPQLQKLNLAFNDFDYSQISSNFGQLISLTHLNLFASNFNGSIPSEISHLSNLVSLDISSVLDVYPIIYRSYYLNVPLIIERPVFERIVQNLTMLKTLALNYVDMSTIIPNSLMNLSSSLTSLSLCYSILQGNFPTQIFRLPNLQILRLRGNFNLTGSFPKVNWSSPLKSLDVIDINFSKQLPNSIGNLLSLRELYLENCTLMGSIPTSFGNLTQLNYLSLGYNKFSGQIPSFLSNLVQLCLLDLSFNNFIGQFPEFFVNLTQLSSLDLSSNQLTGPIPSHVNALQKLVDIRLNSNNLNDTIPSWLFTLPLLESLDLSENQLTGHIDQF, encoded by the coding sequence ATGTCTTGGAAAGAGGATAATGATTGCTGCTCTTGGGATGGAGTCACATGTGATAAGGTAACGGGTCATGTGATTGATCTCGACCTTAGTTGTAGCGGGCTTTACGGAAACATCCCTTCTAATAGTAGTGTTTTTTTCCTTCCTCAATTGCAAAAACTCAATCTAGCTTTCAATGATTTCGATTACTCTCAAATTTCCTCTAATTTTGGTCAATTGATCAGCTTGACACATCTTAATCTCTTTGCCTCAAACTTTAATGGTTCTATTCCATCTGAAATCTCACATTTGTCTAATTTGGTTTCACTAGACATCTCAAGTGTACTTGATGTCTACCCAATCATTTATCGTTCCTACTATTTGAATGTTCCATTGATTATTGAAAGACCTGTTTTTGAAAGGATAGTTCAAAATCTGACTATGTTAAAAACCCTTGCTCTAAACTATGTAGACATGTCTACCATCATACCTAATTCATTGATGAAtctatcttcatctttgacttCTCTAAGTCTTTGTTACTCTATATTGCAAGGGAACTTTCCAACTCAAATCTTTCGCCTACCAAATCTACAAATTCTTAGGTTAAGAGGTAACTTCAACTTAACAGGTAGTTTTCCCAAAGTTAATTGGAGTAGTCCACTCAAGTCTCTGGATGTCATTGacattaacttttcaaaacagTTACCTAATTCAATAGGCAACCTCTTGTCCTTGAGGGAATTGTATCTTGAGAATTGCACTCTGATGGGATCAATTCCCACATCATTTGGAAACCTTACACAACTTAATTATTTGAGTCTCGGGTATAACAAATTCAGTGGTCAAATACCATCATTCTTGTCAAATTTGGTCCAACTTTGTCTTTTAGATCtgtcattcaataattttattggtcAATTTCCAGAATTTTTTGTCAACTTAACACAACTTTCTAGTTTAGACTTGTCAAGTAATCAACTCACTGGTCCTATTCCTTCTCATGTCAATGCCCTTCAAAAGTTAGTTGATATTCGTTTGAATAGCAACAACTTGAATGACACTATACCATCTTGGTTATTCACTCTACCATTATTGGAAAGTCTAGACCTTAGTGAAAACCAATTAACGGGTCATATTGATCAATTTTAA